Proteins from a genomic interval of Trifolium pratense cultivar HEN17-A07 linkage group LG6, ARS_RC_1.1, whole genome shotgun sequence:
- the LOC123890964 gene encoding exonuclease DPD1, chloroplastic/mitochondrial, whose protein sequence is MKTGSMIFSFLQVPRCRIHSLANNWGETFHSFSNIYENNSSVRVLGSRIYGLQGGHRKKWTRRPITTNTEGSAGTKSRSTKQEILSETISTSSTVNVNKTQLGQIPEIQHCDIQQEIAQNKDLSSLVTVIVFDIETTGFSRENERIIEIALRDLQGGPYSTFETLVNPQRGIYNSHIHGITTQMVNNPRVPRMEDLVPFLLKYIKSREKPGGYVLWVGHNSRVFDVPFIINELRRCSTQIPLNWLFVDTLPLARQLMKSEGTKLSSVSLAALREFYEIKGDGPAHRAMEDVNTLSSILPKLTSDLKLTLSDLIDKSFREEDIINSKKKKNSN, encoded by the exons ATGAAGACTGGCTCCatgattttttcctttttgcAAGTACCTAGATGCAGAATACACAGCTTAGCTAATAATTGGGGTGAAACCTTCCACAGCTTCAGTAACATTTATGAAAACAATTCTAGTGTTAGGGTGCTTGGTTCTAGAATTTATGGACTTCAGGGAGGGCACAGAAAAAAGTGGACTCGAAGACCTATAACTACAAATACAGAAGGCAGTGCGGGCACCAAATCAAGAAGCACCAAGCAAGAAATTTTGAGTGAAACAATTTCAACTAGTTCTACAGTAAATGTAAATAAAACACAGCTAGGTCAAATCCCAGAAATTCAGCACTGTGACATACAACAAGAGATAGCTCAGAATAAAGACTTATCTAGCTTAGTCACTGTTATTGTTTTTGATATTGAGACCACCGGGTTTAGCCGAGAGAATGAAAGGATCATTGAGATTGCGCTTCGAGATCTTCAGGGTGGTCCGTACAGCACTTTCGAAACTCTTGTAAATCCTCAACGCGGTATTTATAATTCACATATACATGGCATTACTACCCAGATGGTGAACAATCCTCGTGTTCCGAG gaTGGAGGACCTGGTTCCCttcttattaaaatatattaaaagccGCGAGAAGCCTGGGGGATATGTGTTATGGGTTGGTCATAATTCTCGTGTTTTTGATGTGCCGTTCATCATTAACGAGTTACGTCGTTGTTCTACACAGATTCCTCTGAATTGGCTTTTTGTCGACACACTTCCTTTAGCACGTCAACTAATGAAGTCTGAAG GAACAAAGCTTTCTTCGGTATCCCTTGCTGCCCTTCGTGAGTTCTACGAAATTAAAGGGGATGGCCCAGCTCACAGAGCCATGGAAGATGTGAACACATTATCCTCGATTCTTCCCAAGTTGACCTCTGATCTGAAATTGACACTATCTGACCTCATCGACAAATCATTCAGAGAAGAAGACATTATCAActctaagaagaagaagaattcaAACTAG
- the LOC123890966 gene encoding GATA transcription factor 16-like codes for MGIMDQMEKECCSYDEMGMIKKACADCKATKTPLWRGGPNGPKTLCNACGIRYRKRRGSCNSKGQERERKREKAQNGRNRSSDDDGGGGSDDDLNECLKMKLVALGEEVLLHSVLKKQRRIKLGEEEQAAVCLMALSCGFVFA; via the exons ATGGGAATCATGGATCAAATGGAGAAG GAATGTTGTTCATATGATGAAATGGGTATGATCAAGAAGGCTTGTGCTGATTGCAAAGCCACCAAGACTCCACTTTGGAGAGGAGGACCAAATGGACCCAAG ACGTTGTGCAACGCTTGTGGAATCAGGTACAGAAAGAGAAGGGGTTCTTGCAATAGTAAAGGACAAGAAAGGgaaaggaagagagagaaagcacaAAATGGGAGGAATCGTAGTAgtgatgatgatggtggtggtggcaGTGATGATGATTTGAATGAGTGTTTGAAAATGAAGTTAGTGGCTTTAGGTGAAGAGGTTTTATTGCATTCTGTTCTGAAGAAACAAAGGAGGATTAAATTAGGTGAAGAAGAACAAGCTGCTGTGTGTTTGATGGCACTCTCTTGTGGCTTTGTTTTTGCTTGA